From Vanrija pseudolonga chromosome 1, complete sequence, a single genomic window includes:
- the sec21 gene encoding putative coatomer subunit gamma yields the protein MSFKKDDESGGMSYYHDKSTVLQEARVFNESPISPRKCRALLTRIVYLLYVGETFTTQEATTLFFGVTKLFQHKDVALRQMVYLVIKELSTIAEDVIMVTSSIMKDMQPNLEVVYRPNAIRALARIIDAHSVQSVERFFKSALVDRSPSVSSASLISSYHLFPIASPIIKRWSNEAQEAVNAKAVSSSSYTASAAAAYISGGGSNGYQPTTSSSYIMQYHALGLLYLMREKDRMAITKLVQQLGAGKQATVVRNPMAIVMLIRFARKVMDEDPNVQKQMHEYLEGLLRHKSDMVNIEAARAICEMRSVTASELYRPVAVLQLFLSSPKVILKFAAVKTLSKLAQTHPSAVTSCNLDLENLITDSNRSIATYAITTLLKTGNEASVDRLMKQISSFMTDITDEFKIVVVDAIRSLCLKFPAKQAVMLSFLSGVLRDEGGYDFKYAVVEAIFDMIKYIQDSREAALAHLCEFIEDCEFTKLSVRILHLLGVEGPKTRNPTKYIRYIYNRVVLENAVVRAAAVSALAKFGVSVDDKHVIKSVGVLLRRCLDDVDDEVRDRAAMYIKVLDDKVLADAFVREEGTYSLAALESSLVSYIKDESQHSTAFDASAVPKVSREQAAAEVSSRPSALETIASSSAAIEAAPVQASAAEAQSAYASQLAAIDEFKNYGPVLKSSPKPIQLTESETEYAVGVVKHIFKEHIVFQYNVSNTIPDTVLEQVAVVMSPSEESGLTEDFIIPIPALTSASGAGTVYVSFTRDEPAEYATTSFTATLKFVSKEVDPSSGEPEEEGYDDEYQVEDVDLGAGDYITPTYATFSSEWDKLAGASSITETFALSSSESLSEAVKSIIEVLGMEPLGGTEQPTSTSVHTLNLSGVVTGGGGKVLARCRMTFAAGQGVTLELAVRAEKEEATRLVMAAI from the exons ATGTCCttcaagaaggacgacgagtctGGCGGCATGT CGTACTACCACGACAAGTCGACAGTGCTCCAGGAAGCTCGCGTCTTCAACGAGTCGCCCATCTCGCCACGAAAATGCCGTGCCCTCCTCACGCGCATCGTCTACCTCCTCTACGTCGGCGAGACCTTCACGACGCAGGAGGCCACGACCCTCTTCTTTGGCGTCACCAAGCTCTTCCAGCACAAGGAT GTCGCGCTCCGCCAGATGGTCTACCTCGTCATCAAGGAGCTCTCGACCATTGCCGAGGATGTCATCATGGTCACCTCGTCGATCATGAAGGACATGCAGCCCAACCTTGAGGTTGTTTACCGTCCGAATGCCATCCGTGCCCTGGCCCGTATCATTGAC GCGCACTCGGTCCAGTCGGTCGAGCGTTTCTTCAAGTCGGCCCTCGTTGaccgctcgccctcggtgtcgtcggcgtcgctcatCTCGTCGTACCACCTGTTCCCGATCGCCTCCCCCATCATCAAGCGCTGGTCCAACGAGGCGCAGGAGGCTGTCAACGCAAaggccgtctcgtcgtcgtcgtacacTGCGTCGGCTGCCGCGGCCTACATCTCGGGCGGCGGATCCAACGGCTACCAGCCgaccacgagctcgagctaCATCATGCAGTACCACGCCCTTGGTCTCCTCTACCTCATGCGCGAGAAGGACCGCATGGCTATCACCAAGCTCGTCCAGCAGCTTGGTGCCGGCAAGCAGGCCACCGTTGTCCGCAACCCCATGGCCATTGTCATGCTCATCCGCTTCGCCCGCAAGGTTATGGACGAGGACCCGAA CGTCCAGAAGCAGATGCATGAGTACCTCGAGGGCCTGCTTCGTCACAAGTCGGACATGGTCAACATCGAGGCGGCTCGTGCTATTTGCGAGATGCGCAGCGTCACTGCCTCGGAGCTCTACCGCCCCGTTGCTGTCCTCCAGCTCTTCCTGTCGTCGCCCAAGGTCATCCTCAAGTTCGCTGCTGTCAAGACCCTCAGCAAGCTTGCCCAGACCCACCCTTCGGCCGTCACGTCGTgcaacctcgacctcgagaacCTCATCACCGACTCGAACCGCAGCATTGCCACCTACGCTATCACCACTCTGCTCAAGACTGGTAACGAGGCCTCGGTTGACCGTCTCATGAAGCAGATCTCGTCGTTCATGACCGACATTACCGACGAGTTCAAGATTGTCGTTGTTGACGCCATCCGCTCGCTCTGCCTCAAGTTCCCTGCCAAGCAGGCTGTCATGCTCTCGTTCCTCTCGGGTGTCCTTCGTGACGAGGGTGGCTACGACTTCAAGTACGCTGTCGTGGAGGCCATCTTCGACATGATCAAGTACATCCAGGACAGCCGCGAGGCTGCCCTTGCCCACCTTTGCGAGTTTATTGAGGACTGCGAGTTCACCAAGCTCTCTGTTCGCAttctccacctcctcggTGTTGAGGGCCCCAAGACGCGCAACCCTACAAAGTACATCCGCTACATCTACAACCGCGTTGTCCTCGAGAACGCTGTTGTCCGTGCGGCTGCTGTCAGTGCCCTTGCCAAGTTTGGTGTTTCGGTCGATGACAAGCACGTCATCAAGAGCGTCGGTGTGCTGCTGAGGAGATGTCTCGacgatgtcgacgacgaggtccgGGATCGCGCTGCCATGTACATCAAGGTGCTGGACGACAAGGTTCTCGCCGACGCCTTTGTCCGTGAGG AGGGCACCTACTCGCTTGCTGCCCTCGAGTCTTCGCTTGTGTCGTACATCAAGGACGAGTCGCAGCACTCGACTGCCTTTgacgcgtcggcggtgcCCAAGGTCAgccgcgagcaggccgctgccgaggttTCATCTCGCCCGTCTGCCCTCGAGACtatcgcctcgtcgtcggcggctaTCGAGGCTGCCCCTGTCCAGGCGAGCGCTGCCGAGGCTCAGTCTGCGTACGCCTCGCAGCTCGCTGCGATCGACGAGTTCAAGAACTACGGCCCTGTGCTCAAGTCGTCGCCCAAGCCTATCCAGCTCACGGAGAGCGAGACCGAGTACGCAGTGGGCGTTGTCAAGCATATTTTCAAGGAGCACATTGTGTTCCAGTACAATGTGTCGAACACGATTCCCGACActgtcctcgagcaggtcgcggtTGTTATGAGTCCTTCGGAGGAGTCTGGTCTCACCGAGGACTTTATTATCCCCATCCCCGCCCTCACCTCGGCCTCTGGAGCCGGAACAGTATACGTGTCGTTCACccgcgacgagcccgccgagTACGCCACGACTTCGTTCACGGCCACCCTCAAGTTCGTCTCCAAGGAGGTCGACCCATCGAgcggcgagcccgaggaggagggctatgacgacgagtaccaggtcgaggatgtcgacctcggtgcgGGTGAC TACATCACCCCCACCTACGCGACCTTCTCCAGCGAATGGGACAAGCTGGCGGGCGCTTCGTCAATCACCGAGACGTTTGccctgtcgtcgtccgagtcgttgTCAGAAGCAGTCAAGTCGATCAtcgaggtgctcggcatGGAGCCTCTGGGTGGCACCGAGCAGCCAACGTCCACGTCTGTGCACACGCTCAACCTGAGCGGTGTGGTgactggcggtggtggcaagGTGCTCGCGAGGTGTCGCATGACGTTTGCGGCTGGGCAGGGAGTtacgctcgagctggcggtgCGCGCAGAAAAGGAGGAGGCAACACGGCTTGTTATGGCTGCTATTTAG
- the SPAC57A7.12 gene encoding Heat shock protein 70 has product MSPIVLGINFGQSYASIAVIDKEGHASCIANEDGERQIAAAVSYVEDQVYIGNGAKPHLVKNGHNTIMGFRNLLGHTYDEVDHTAILAAPLIPESKVPAYTVDIVIPPPAAPTPVSRSAAPSGYATPVPLEPTPAKKTITAPEVTTLFLENLFNSAVDFLGGKPTHAVISAPVWFTPAQTEALREAATAAGINVVQVLDESAAVLVGYRAGLSEERKARGLLGEPEEGNAGEEEPRDKKIAVLDMGETSLAISVIAVSEGEYTVLSKSRDDKLGGREFDNLLIKHFAKEFTKKTKIALDLPTTEAGSAQDKRAEAKLRLAIEHTKRSLSASTGPATCAVESLKDGYDLSSSVNRIRFDGLAAVVYSKVTSALRETVEAAGLDIAQIDEVLLAGSSTLLPGLQQAVAFSVNPTTPVTAAQDPSEVIAIGCALQALHLATLDSRLKVDDVLAFAAKPIDTTAAPIGIVIPGATDDLIAANVIEPGAPLPVRRRVAIPVAAGAGKVALEIWEGKEEIKVEKVEVAPVDKVEGEDEFSDDEDEPEEIRTPITKKTTRLGAVEVAVADGKQLILEVIVQRGGKVEVAAWEEGNEAGADKFEV; this is encoded by the exons AT GTCGCCTATCGTTCTTGGTATCAACTTTGGCCAGTCGTACGCGTCCATCGCCGTCATCGACAAGGAGGGCCATGCCTCGTGCATTGccaacgaggacggcgagcgccagattgctgccgccgtctcgTACGTCGAGGACCAGGTC TACATCGGCAACGGCGCCAAGCCCCACCTCGTCAAGAACGGCCACAACACGATCATGGGCTTCCGTaacctcctcggccacacctacgacgaggtcgaccacACCGCCATCCTTGCCGCTCCCCTGATCCCCGAGTCCAAGGTCCCCGCCTACACTGTCGACATTGTCATCCCCCCTCCCGCCGCGCCTACCCccgtctcgcgctcggccgctcCCTCGGGCTACGCTACCCCCGTCCCTCTTGAGCCCACCCCGGCCAAGAAGACCATCACCGCCCCCGAGGTGACCACGCTCTTCCTCGAGAACCTGTTCAACTCGGCTGTCGacttcctcggcggcaagcccaCCCACGCCGTCATCTCGGCCCCCGTGTGGTTCACCCCTGCCCAGACTGAGGCCCTCCGTGAggctgccaccgccgccggcatcaaCGTTGTCCAGGTCCTTGACGAGTCGgccgccgtccttgtcggctACCGCGCCGGTCTCtccgaggagcgcaaggcccgtggcctccttggcgagcccgaggagggcaacgccggcgaggaggagcccCGCGACAAGAAGATCGCTGTCCTCGACATGGGCGAgacctcgctcgccatcTCGGTTATCGCCGTCTCGGAGGGCGAGTACACTGTCCTCAGCAAgtcgcgcgacgacaagctcggtgGCCGCGAGTTTGACAACCTCCTTATCAAGCACTTTGCCAAGGAGTTCACCAAGAAGACCAAGATTGCCCTTGACCTTCCCACCACCGAGGCCGGTTCGGCTCAGgacaagcgcgccgaggccaagctccgcCTTGCTATCGAGCACACCAagcgctcgctctcggcctcgaccggCCCCGCTACCTGCGCcgtcgagtcgctcaaggacggctACGACCTTTCTTCGTCGGTCAACCGTATCCGCTtcgacggcctcgctgctgtcgtctACTCGAAGGTGACGTCTGCTCTCCGCGAGACTGTTGAGGCTGCCGGCCTCGACATTGCCCAGAtcgacgaggtcctcctcgccggtTCGTCGACCCTCCTCCCCGGTCTCCAGCAGGCCGTTGCTTTCAGCGtcaaccccaccacccccgtcACTGCCGCTCAGGACCCCTCCGAGGTCATTGCCATCGGCTGTGCCCTCCAGGCtctccacctcgccaccctcgactcgcgcctcaaggtcgacgacgtcctcgcgttcgccgccaagcccatTGACACGACCGCTGCCCCCATCGGTATCGTCATCCCCGGCGCCACCGAcgacctcatcgccgccaacgtTATCGAGCCCGGAGCTCCCCTTCCCGTCAGGAGACGTGTTGCCATccccgtcgctgctggtgctggcaaggtcgccctcgagatctgggagggcaaggaggagatcaaggttgagaaggtcgaggtcgcccctGTCGACAAGGTTGAGGGAGAGGACGAGttctccgacgacgaggacgagcccgaggagatCAGGACACCCATCACCAAGAAGACGACCCGTCTGGGAGCTGTCGAGGTCGCTGTTGCCGACGGAAAGCAGTTGATCCTCGAGGTTATTGTCCAGCGCGGtggcaaggtcgaggtcgctgccTGGGAGGAGGGCAACGAGGCGGGTGCCGACAAGTTTGAGGTTTAA
- the PSD2 gene encoding Phosphatidylserine decarboxylase proenzyme 2, which translates to MSSNPGSTFPIDPTLGTPLEQSLQHIVDNSFPDSEHADQGDELAPSEKRSDAVHSHGADARKWVASFFPSSETLDRLFAHEHMGNFVIDRQTGRKLFESMPIYVRVGMHLLFVEGSEYMASKRVEKLLTDQSVKQGKVYDQTGATVRPHIEAFIKTYSLPLDELLVQDLNQYPTFNSFFARRLVATARPITAPTDLSVITSPADCRIGVFQTLDEATSLWIKGKKFTVPNLLYGDDTADKRFEAVTSSGKASVVVCRLAPQDYHRFHAPFDGEIVDIKDITGELYTVNPQAINEDLNVFTLNKRSVILVRANLGPGREATPVAFVAVGAMLVGSIGWSKKPGDKFLKGEELGWFQYGGSTTIVVLPEGVVKFDDDLAQTSKNKMETLVRVGMEIGKVVA; encoded by the exons ATGTCCTCCAACCCCGGCTCCACGTTCCCCATCGACCCgacgctcggcacgccgctcgagcaGAGCCTCCAGCACATCGTGGACAACAGCTTCCCGGACTCTGAGCACGCCGACCAGggggacgagctcgcgc cgagcgagaagcgctccgacgccgtccactcgcacggcgccgacgcgcgcaagTGGGTCGCGTCGTTCTTCCCCTCTAGCGAGACGCTGGACCGG CTCTTTGCCCACGAGCACATGG GCAACTTCGTCATCGACCGCCAGACCGGCCGCAAGCTGTTCGAGTCGATGCCCATCTACGTCCGCGTCGGGATGcacctcctcttcgtcgAGGGGAGCGAGTACATGGCGTCCAAGCGCGTCGAGAAGCTGCTCACGGATCAGAGTGTGAAGC AGGGCAAGGTGTACGACCAGACGGGCGCCACGGTCCGCCCACACATCGAGGCGTTTATCAAGACGTACTCGCTCCCgctggacgagctgctcgtgcAGGACCTGAACCAGTACCCG ACCTTCAACTCGTTtttcgcgcgccgcctcgtcgcgaccGCGCGGCCCATCACAGCGCCGACCGACCTGAGTGTCATCACGTCCCCTGCCGACTGTCGCATCGGCGTGTTccagacgctcgacgaggcgacgagtCTTTG gatcaagggcaagaagtTCACCGTCCCCAACCTGCTctacggcgacgacacggccgacaAGCGCTTCGAGGCCGTCACGTCCTCGGGCAAGgccagcgtcgtcgtgtgccgcctcgcgccgcaggACTACCACCGCTTCCATGCGCCGTTTGACGGCGAGATTGTCGATATCAAGGATATCACCGGCGAGCTGTACA CCGTCAACCCCCAGGCCATCAACGAGGACCTCAACGTCTTCACGCTCAACAAGCGCTCGGTCATCCTCGTgcgcgccaacctcggccccgggcgcgaggcgacgccGGTCGCCtttgtcgccgtcggcgccatgcTCGTCGGCTCGATCGGCTGGTCCAAGAAGCCCGGAGACAAGTTCCTCAAGGGCGAAGAGCTCGGCTGGTTCCAGTACGGCGGGTCGACTACCATCGTCGTGCTCCCCGAGGGCGTGGTcaagtttgacgacgacctcgcgcagaCGTCCAAGAATAAGATGGAGACGCTCGTGCGTGTCGGCATGGAGATTGGCAAGGTCGTGGCGTAG
- the Saraf gene encoding Store-operated calcium entry-associated regulatory factor, with protein sequence MGKHTKVPLSSIKALTFHAGRKSTARRTKPEPQLTCVAGPCRYAPDVVQCVNTGDDGTGPQWKCEADLVDGVKFGPLEVVCEGWSRAGDTNVLAGSCGLEYELVGAPRYPGAKVYHSREATKPGYTGVDYFLFGVYAAVGFWLVRKLLRSFGGSSGPARRPPGGGGGSWFPPWGGGWGGGGGGGGGGGPSSWGTPPPPYQRYPKPTDPSSSSNSGPGFWSGVAAGAAGAGVYNWATRPAAPPQPQEPPIARATYNPPPTQGATTARYDAQDAPGPSRRATGYGGTRTR encoded by the exons ATGGGAAAGCACACCAAAGTCCCCCTCAGCTCAATCAAGGCGCTGACCTTCCACGCCGGGCGGaagagcacggcgcggcgaaCGAAGCCGGAGC CGCAGCTCACATGCGTCGCTGGCCCATGCCGCTACGCGCCCGACGTGGTGCAGTGCGTCAacacgggcgacgacggcaccggccCGCAGTGGAAGTGCGAGGCGGACCTGGTTGACGGGGTCAAGTTTGGgccgctcgaggtcgtgtgTGAGGGGTGGAGTCGGGCCGGGGACACGAACGTGTTGGCGG GCTCCTGTGGCCTCGAGtacgagctcgtcggcgcgccgcgatACCCCGGCGCAAAGGTGTACCACTCGCGCGAGGCCACCAAACCCGGCTACACCGGCGTGGACTACTTCCTCTTCGGGGTCTACGCCGCCGTGGGCTTCTGGCTCGTGCGCAAGCTGCTCCGGAGCTTCGGTGGCAGCtctgggccggcgcggcgcccgccaggcggaggaggggggagCTGGTTCCCGCCGTGGGGCGgagggtggggcggcggcggcggaggaggaggcggtggtggcccgTCGTCATGGggcaccccgcccccgccgtaCCAGCGCTACCCGAAGCCCACcgacccgtcgtcgtcgtcaaactcCGGCCCAGGCTTCTGGAGCGGCGTggcagccggcgcggcgggcgcaggCGTGTACAACTGGGCGACGCGCCCCGctgccccgccgcagccgcaggAGCCGCcgatcgcgcgcgcgacgtacaacccgccgccgacgcaaGGCGCTACGACGGCGCGGTACGATGCGCAGGATGCGCCggggccgtcgcgccgcgcgacgggGTACGGCGggacgcggacgcgctgA
- the trl1 gene encoding tRNA ligase 1: MTSNKPPAAASAAQRFPPDVPGLVNALEALKVANPKATRSNVHLYPAAVYAPEGKSNGHAPADRHITSWKMTEHMYFNKDNGFPTLARGLFVEPVTSADQVPPAALESYGGGEIKQRIVARGYDKFFNTNEMAWTNWDAMEEHSVGPYHLTLKSNGCLILISALSPTHIVVASKHSLGTTTVETVVDRLKDVSLDDKSAATSDQEKDVDDKESKSHAEMGRLWVSRSLKAKGKSTQELAKRLWDDNVTAVLELCDDSFEEHVIATPEHWTGLHLHGLNYNTPHFATKSPDDVSSFARDFGFIETKHFSLDSIAEVKKVTDKLAETGSWKGEMIEGFVVRSTVKEVEGDVAGRPPYNPGAPFFFKVKFEEPYLLYRQWREVTRTLLSILKPGTTPAKEEEVWKKVRSRIKRPEVGVYAEWCMRNIKENPKLFDNYERGVVRVRERFLEWIEKDGKATWEAAKEGKWRPSLTVQLERNKAERDAELEGLPKKWIIVPIAVPGSGKTTIGVALSKLFGFAHTQSDDILAKNTAPTFKRNIVELLKKNDVVFADRNNHIDKHYNEIYGLRDEKGYAKILKPYNVRLVGLVWNVDAKPYHRLLRLCSERVVNRGDNHATLRPDLTADAEHEAVVGSFLHRFTTPDPLLFDSLITIDIEDDQRAALGSVVNGLVKALGLTAPSEKAIDEALAAAGDFKTATPFHGGARIGKDVRYFGLAPEVDLNFTIDDALAADIPAAAATSAKKFVASLRDKSRVTQKPHITLSHNKNVAAEKEAAAEGSAPGPQEVAWTTCKALAEAGISPLYDFDITHLVWDDRVMALVVGNLQPQKGADRDAGVAVVLPQEVEENLHITVGTQSEEISAFESRGVVRVAREAIAKGSPTGDGGESVEGGGAVHWVAVGPLKGSGRIRGMY; encoded by the exons ATGACATCCAACAAGCCTCCAGCGGCAGCTTCAGCGGCTCAGCGCTTCCCCCCAGACGTCCCGGGGCTTGTCAACGCTCTCGAGGCTCTCAAAGTCGCCAACCCAAAGGCGACGCGCTCAAATGTCCACCTCTACCCCGCTGCCGTGTACGCCCCAGAAGGAAAGAGCAACGGCCATGCACCCGCAGACCGTCACATCACGAGCTGGAAGATGACCGAGCACATGTACTTTAACAAGGACAATGGCTTCCCGACCCTCGCCCGTGGCCTGTTCGTCGAGCCGGTGACCAGCGCCGACCAGGTGCCGCCTGCAGCCCTCGAGTCGTATGGCGGGGGCGAGATCAAGCAGCGTATCGTCGCCCGTGGGTACGACAAGTTCTTCAACACCAACGAGATGGCCTGGACAAAT TGGGACGCGATGGAGGAGCACTCGGTCGGGCCGTACCACCTGACCCTCAAGTCGAACGGCTGCCTCATCCTCATCTCAGCGctctcccccacccacatcgtcgtcgcctccaAGCACTCGCTGGGAACCACCACAGTCGAGACGGTCGTTGACAGGTTGAAAGACGTGTCCCTTGACGACAAGTCGGCAGCCACCTCGGATCAGGAGAAGGACGTCGATGACAAGGAGTCCAAGTCGCATGCCGAGATGGGCCGCCTTTGGGTCTCGCGCagcctcaaggccaagggcaaaTCGACGCAGGAGCTTGCCAAGCGCCTGTGGGACGACAATGTGACTGCGGTTCTCGAG CTTTGCGACGATTCGTTCGAGGAGCATGTCATTGCCACTCCCGAGCACTGGACCGGTCTGCATCTCCACGGTCTCAACTACAACACGCCTCACTTTGCTACAAAGTCCCCTGACGACGTCAGCTCTTTCGCGCGCGACTTTGGCTTCATTGAGACCAAGCACTTCTCGCTCGACTCGATtgccgaggtcaagaaggTCACTGACAAGCTGGCCGAGACGGGGTCGTGGAAGGGCGAGATGATCGAGGGCTTTGTCGTTCGTAGCACCGTCAAAGAGGTCGAGGGAGACGTCGCTGGACGACCTCCATACAACCCCGGAGCGCCATTCTTCTTCAAGGTCAAGTTCGAGGAGCCTTACCTGCTGTACCGCCAGTGGCGCGAGGTCACCCGCACATTGTTGTCCATCCTGAAGCCGGGGACCACTCCAGCGAAAGAGGAGGAGGTTTGGAAGAAGGTTCGGTCAAGGATCAAGCGTCCCGAGGTTGGCGTCTACGCCGAGTGGTGTATGCGGAACATCAAGGAGAACCCCAAGCTCTTCGACAACTACGAGCGCGGTGTTGTGCGTGTCCGTGAACGCTTCCTTGAGTGGATCGAGAAGGACGGCAAGGCCACATGggaggcggccaaggagggcaagtggaggccgagcttgaccgTCCAGCTGGAGCGTAACAAGGCGGAGagggacgccgagctcgagggcctgcCCAAGAAGTGGATCATCGTGCCCATTGCTGTTCCCGGCTCTGGCAAGACGACGATTGGCGTTGCTCTCAGCAAGCTCTTCGGTTTTGCACACACCCAAAGCGACGACATCTTGGCCAAGAACACAGCGCCGACGTTCAAGCGCAACATTGTTGAGCTGCTGAAGAAGAACGACGTCGTATTTGCGGACCGCAACAACCACATCGACAAGCATTACAACGAGATCTACGGACTCCGGGACGAGAAGGGCTACGCCAAGATTCTCAAGCCATACAATGTTCGCCTGGTCGGCCTGGTGTGGAACGTCGATGCCAAGCCGTACCACCGACTGCTCCGCCTCTGCTCGGAGCGCGTGGTCAACCGTGGCGACAACCATGCGACTCTGCGCCCTGACCTCACGGCGGACGCAGAGCACGAGGCGGTTGTCGGCAGCTTCCTCCACCGATTCACGACCCCCGATCCTCTGCTCTTCGACTCGCTCATCACCATTGACATTGAGGACGACCAGCGAGCGGCGCTCGGTTCGGTCGTCAACGGCCTCGTCAAGGCTCTGGGCTTGACCGCTCCTTCAGAGAAGGCTATCGACGAGGCTCTCGCGGCCGCGGGAGACTTCAAGACGGCAACCCCCttccacggcggcgcgcgtaTCGGCAAGGACGTCCGCTACTTTGGCCTTGcccccgaggtcgacctcaACTTTACCATTGACGACGCGCTTGCGGCCGATATCCCAGCGGCAGCTGCCACATCAGCCAAGAAGTTTGTTGCTTCACTTCGCGACAAGAGCAGGGTGACGCAGAAGCCACACATCACCCTCTCCCACAACAAGAATGTCGCGGCAGAGAAGGAggcagcggccgaggggTCCGCGCCCGGCCCGCAGGAGGTGGCATGGACGACCTGCAAGGCTTTGGCGGAGGCCGGCATCTCGCCGCTGTACGACTTTGACATCACGCACCTGGTGTGGGACGACCGGGTGATGGCACTGGTGGTGGGCAACCTGCAGCCTCAAAAGGGCGCAGACcgcgacgctggcgtcgcCGTTGTCCTGCCCcaggaggtggaggagaaCCTGCACATCACTGTTGGGACGCAGAGCGAGGAGATTTCCGCGTtcgagtcgcgcggcgtggtgcgtgtggcgcgcgaggcgatTGCCAAGggctcgccgacgggcgacggtggcgagtctgtcgagggcggcggcgctgtgcaCTGGGTCGCCGTGGGCCCATTGAAGGGGTCTGGTCGCATCCGGGGCATGTACTAG